Below is a window of Musa acuminata AAA Group cultivar baxijiao chromosome BXJ3-11, Cavendish_Baxijiao_AAA, whole genome shotgun sequence DNA.
CAAAAAAGTGAAAACTAAATGAAAATGCATAAAAATGGAAGAAATTAGAAAGGAAATGTAATCAATCTTATATTCTAACAAAGGAATAAAATCTCAATCATGCTGGTCCATATATATGGACCAGTATATACCAGTCTGATGGCCAACCAGTAGACCCAGCAATCTTTTGCTAGTCAGGCTTCTCAACCATACTGGTCAATATGGACTAATATTCACCAGTTTGATAACCAACCGATGCAAGGACCTGGTAATTTTGCTAGTCTAGCTTGGTACCAGGCCTTTACCATACCAAGCAATAGGGGTACATGGACCAAGCAATTTTGGCAGTCCAATTCAATACTGGGCTTACTGCCTGGTATGACGCCCAAAATTGGAACTCcaaatctcatcatcatcatttctaATTTTCCCTGTTGCTCACCACCTGACAGTCAATACCGGGACTCGATCTTATAATTCCTCTTCCACCTTCTGTCATCATTTTTCCCAATTTTTCCTGTTGGTTGCTGCTCTCTTCCTCATTGTGACCCCTGCCCAATCCGCCAACACCACACACACCTGCAACCGAATTGTGGCCTCCCACATGAGCCCTTGCATGCAGCGCCAATGCCTACACCACAGCTACTACCAGCACATCTACATCGCGCTATGCGAACAACATTCGCAACACTTTCTTTCCCCTCACCCCTCCCATAAGAGAAAAGCCTACTCCGCCATCTTCATCACCCTAGTCAATCATGGCCTCGTCAACATGCCCACTCCGTCGCCTCATGAGACATCAGCTCATGCATGCTTGTCTACGTCAGGATGTGAATCCTTGCCTCTCCAGACATTCATTCCCTCCTACACCAACTGATACTGACACAAAATACAACTTGATACCAATACCATATCAATCCAACTGATGACCGATATCCATACCAGACCAAGATTTTAATCTTAAATCATGACCACACAAAACTTCCCCAAATGCCACAAGAGGTGTGGAAAGTAGTGAACTACATGCAAGGAGAAATGATTAGACTCACATCAACAGCCCAATCAGGTTTCTCAAGTCCCTCCGGTACCAAACGCCGCTGGGATATTGGGTATGGCCTTAATGCTCTGCAAGAAAAATTGCAAATATTGAGGTTTAGCCAAAAAAAAAGGACTTGTGAAGCTCCATAAACAATCATTATTAACAAACATGAGAAAACGTTCAAATTCCAAAATTATTGGTATGTAGATTCCAAAAACCAACATATTTCAAACTAAGGAATAAAAATTGACATAATAGAAACTGTTGTTAGTACCGATAAAATCAATTAGATAAATGCAATTTGATCACCACAGTCAATCTGCTCTAATGATTTGACCTCCAGACCAACGAGCTTATAGCACCACCATCAAAACATTTAAATTCTAAACAGCCAAAGAAAGTATTGTAGTAAGCTCAAGTTGTGTCAAGACCAAACTACAAAGTGCAAAGTGCAACTATTTTCAAATGAGAAACAGCTGGAGATGACCAGAAATAACATTATTAATCAATACAGGTCGAAGCTGCTCAAATTAGGATGATTCATTCAGGACTCAGCTAAAACCATGTCTTTCAATCTGTAATCTTTATAGTGATACAATTACTTTATTTTAGTAATCTTTTCATGTATAATTAGTCTATTGAGTCAAGTTTCCCCAAGGCTAAATTGCTAAGCTTACAAGGACTTGCTTAGATGAGAGACCCAAAATGACTAAAAACTTAGTTATCTCATGTAACATTATCCGGAACACAACCACTTGGTTAATAAGATATGAATACAATATGTAACAATGCAGAGCTAAAATAGTTTACACATTCAGTAGGCAACATCAAAAGTTGTAGGAGTGAATTATATGGTAGTCATCATTTGGTAGATGCAGGATGATCGAATCATCATCAACCTTGTTTCTTCACTGATCCAAGGTCAAGTGATTAATGCAGAGGGATGTTGTGTTCTCTTAAGGAGGTACAAGTAGCTCAACTAccagaaaagaaaaacaataattgacataaaaataaaacattgcaTCCAATAATTATCAAAGCTGATGAAACATGATCTGAAGGTCCTTCCATCCCTCGAATATAAGATTTGAAGATAATGTCAACTGACTTGAAGATATTGATCAAAGTTCATGAGTTATTTGCTAATATAAACTTCCTGTCTCTTGTTATTTTGCATCGTTACATAAAGGTGTAACATTTTCACGATCATGGATACAAAGTTGAGCATATTTTCTCCGAGGAAAGACAAGCAACAGGTAAAATGATGATTCTTATGATAATTGTACCCCGTCCAATCAAAATAGGGAAGTTCAGATGTTCGAGTCTGGCCCTTCCTCAAGCAATATAGCCAACCATCTTGAGTTTGTTCAGATTGAACATTTGCTAACTTTGATTTGAGGTGCACTGACTTGTGAGAGCTCCAAGAAGCTTTAAAGCAATCCTGCGTGCTGCAAGCAGATAGTTGTTTTGAACTTAACAAGAAAAAGCATACCTAAAACAAACACCTTACAAGATATTAAATGAGTTAAAGAGAAGCGAGAAGGAATTAAATATTATAGAAAAAGATCATAGAATCTGCATTTATCCATCGATAGGGTCTTAATGTTTATGGCCAAAAGTAGATGTCTATCTTACAAGAACTGACATCAAAGCTTACTGAATAACTAAATGTCAGAAACCAAAAAGTAAGTGTAACATGTTAAGGTTTTCCAAACAATTTTAACTAATGACAAGTCCAGTTCACCTTTTAACGATAGGTATACCGGTAAAGTGCAGGCATCAAAGGCATTGCATGAATGTTCTTAATGGCATTGTATACCATTCTATGTATTCTCATGGTATGCCTATGCCAACATTTATCATGTCACATGCCAACACCCATGTGTGGCAGTATTGACATACACCAGTGGATGCTCATGTGTGACATGCATGTACGACATTTTCCGATCTACTTTGGCATCCATTGGAACATACCAATCAAAATCTCAATCCACATATTATGTACGTAAGTTCCATTAGCACAGCTCCTAAACTTCAATAAAGTCCAGAAGAGAGGAGGTGGTTGGTGCTCCATATCTGAAGGTGAGATGATGTATACAGAGGATGAGAATCTCACCTCAACCACAGTAAATCACCGCTGGGGTCATCACCATTTGGCTATTAATCAACTGCACACAAAGGTAAGCAAACAGCTCCTTGTCCTCATTCCTCAATGTAGTCATCATGAGTGGTCACTGAAAGAAGGCTAAGCACAACCAGAGATCACAGCTTTGCAACAATAGCAATAGAGGTCGCGACGATGGAGACAGGTAGCTTTTACCCAAGAAAAGGTGGGCTGAATAAGGTGCTTTGGCAATGGAACCAAGCATAAGAGAGCTAAAGAAAGAGAGTAATAAAGGGAAAAGTAGCAACAAGGAATATGATCATAGTGGCTAGACTAAATTTTAGGCATGAGGTTTTACATTAATGTGGCTTCATTTGCAATGTCACATGGTGATCTATGAAAGGCCAACAACTATCTCTAAATCAAAGTGGCATCAAATGCAATATGTCCTATGCACACTTGTTTCAGGTAGTTTGAGAATATGTTTACCCTCTggctgtttttcttttcttttttttttttgttcagacCATGGATTATTGCACAGTACTCTACTTAATTTTCCATTGGAAACTCATGTTTGTATCAACATAATAAATCCATCTTCCTACTTCCTCCGGATTTCCTTGTATATTGGCTAATTGGATCACAAACAATGATTTTATGATACAATGAATTTGCAAGAAAAAGCATAGCAGAGACTAAACACAGCATAAGTCAAACAAAATATCATAGAACTATAACCTTATACTATATATGTCGGCTGGCAGAAGTTTGTATAAGCACTCAAGTTTTAGCAATTAGACTAGGAACGATTGGCATCTTTAAGTATCAAATACTTATTGATCTAAGACCAACTTGCGAGATGCAATGCACAGGCTTGGTTGTGCTTGGGAGTACCACATGAAGTACCAAACTATTAGCTTCCTATACTGGGAAGACTTCAGCACATGGAATGATATGTAACatttcaacaattttgatgtgGGATTAGATATTCGAGCATCATTCTCTCCAAATATTTTGTACATAATTTTAAGCTAGTCTACAGATGGTAAAATCCAAAGCAGGACATGCGACAAACCAGAATGCAGCACCTTCTCGAGGTAGCTTTAGCTCTGCACATTTGGGGCATCTGCAAAAAATCATAACGAAGTGCATTAACAAAGAGTATTTCTATACAAACATAATATAAGTAAAGAATAACACCGACCTGAACACAAACATATAAATGTAAATAGATGGAACAGAAACCAGGAAACAATATGAATGTATATCAGGATCACATGGATTCTTTAAATAAGCCCCCAAAGTCTCTAGATTTACATATTAAGTTCTCAATTATACAAATTTAAGTATCAATTCTTAAAGCCATAAAACATAGTCTATATTCTATAACACTCCTGTGAGCTCTTAACCATAACAATAAGTATAATTCAATAATCCTTTTATCATCAGTGACATTTTTACCCCTCTCTCTTTCATTTTACTCCTTTCTTCCTCCTTGAGACCATAAATTCTAATAGTTTATTAAAACAAATGTACAACTTTAAATCCTTTAAACCATTATTAAATCTCTATCCCAATTCAGATTTCAACAATAAAATCAGCTTTGGTTTCTAATTCCAAGTTTGATGGTTCACATTTAGTTCATGTAACCATCTCCTTTTTTTATGTATCAttcaactaaaagttttgaaattatgttttCAAGAGTTTAAATGGGTTTCACTAATTAGTCTTTGAAAGCATAAGCTCCAGAAGACATGGTTAGAGAATTAATATGGGATGAAAACTAGCTACCAGACTAGTAAAAAAATCATTACAATCCTCTCATGTAATATAAAGCATAAAAGATATTTATTACAATATTTCATGTTCCATGTATGCCTTGACCAGATCATGATTAATTTAAATAGGCTTAAGGACAAATATTCACTATGTTCAAGAAAATTATTAGATATTAGCTCAATTAAACTGACTTGAGAAAATCATTGCAGCAATGACCACAAATCTCCTCATCGTCACTGGGCTGTAATATATTCATGCATTGTGTCGATAACTATTGACCAACTGTAGTATAGGCATCTACAGATATAGATGCAAATTCTATGATGTGCCATGCAAATTATGTACCTAAAATAATGTAATTTCATTTTCCAAAGGTTACAGCAGAAAATAATAATTGAATCATTCAGTAATCAGAATATGTCCAATCCTTCTCCTAATGATTTCAGCTTCAAGCTATTGGTAACCAATCAAGTATGTAACTGCTGCAAATGATGTTAAAGAACATACTGAAGATAAGCGGGTTTGCCACAACGAGAACAAGAAAGAGCCGATTCTGCTGCGGCACTTGAATCTTTATCCATTAAAACAAATCTCCTGTATCAACTGCATCAGTTCACATGCAATATCGAATTAGACCCAAGAACCAAACATCTAAACGAACAAACAAGGCATGACCTTCAACAACCTGACCTTATTATCAAGAACCACATATTTAAATTGCTGATGTTCAACTAAAATACTGCCTATATGACATCCGAAGAGACAAAAATAACGAAGAATTATAAGGGAAAAAAGAATCGACCGCATCCAAAATTACAACACATCAAATTCTTGAAAGTAAAAGATGCTGCAGCAAAGAAAATTCCAAGATTCGGCAACCAGTAGCATCTTCTAGCTAGCGCAGATCCAtgagaagaaaaggagaaaaacatACAAAGAAAAATAGATCAAAACTGGATCATTGCCTTGTAGAACGGTGGAAAAATACCCGTTTAACTCGGAGAAAGCAAGGGCGAAAACCCTAGAAAGAAGAAAGATCGCGCAGAGCGAACTCGCGAGACAAATCCGTAGCTCCCGGTGGGCGAGTGTCGGCCGGGCGGAGCGGAAGGCTAGGGTTTCGCCGAGGGAGGAGAGAGGAGAACTCGAAGTGAGGACGAAGCCGAACCCTTTGACGTGCACGCGACGATTCGGGGGTTCTTTATTTTGGGGAGACGGTGGGGTATGCGTGAGGATGCTCGGCTCCTTATGATACGCTGTCGAAGGTGGGACCGAGGACGTGGCAGCTCTTTCAACTCGACTTACGTCGCGACCAGCCGATTTGACGCCAGTTGGGGATGGGTCGTGTCAAGAACTAATACACCGTGGACAGTGAGTCAGCATGGCTTGATCCACGGGACGATGTCGAAAATCTTCAGGCGTCTCAGCTGATCCTCGGGACCGGTCAATCGTTGCCCTGAGGATTGACGTCAGGGGCGTGAGCGGAGCTTTCGCTTCAGACGGTGGCGATTTCCTGCAAAAGAAAAGACCTTCGTCGGATCTTTCccgactttggtccctccgaTGATTAAGTCACTAGTCCGTgggatcttcttttcttttttttctctttttctccctCCTAACCGGATGCTTGGCCAAGGATTTTATACTACTGTatgagggtcggtcgtacgcgggTTTGGCACGACGGTCGGCTCTCGAGATGTGAGAGGGTACCTTCGCGTGGTTGTGGTCCTGAGGCATGTGGAGCGGTGTCGTTTGAGACGTGCGGGACAATGCTGTTTCAGGGTGCGCAAGACGGCGTCGTCCCGAAATGCGTGGGATGGCGTCGTATGATGTCGTCTTGAGTTTTCCTGGGCGGATCGTATTGAACAGTGCCCTGGTACGGGATCTGGTTTAACGTGCGAGGATATTCTTCTTGTTGACTTGGCATAGTAGTACGTGGCATTGATCGTTACGTGGCAGGACTGTCCAGAATGTCCCTTATCAACTATCATTACCAGAAAGGTTGCTGGTGACAAAGGTTTGGTCATTAGCATGATAACATTAACATGGTTTGGTCAATCATTCTGTACATTAAGATTCCCGCATATGTCCTCGATGTAAATGTTGGTGCAATGATTCGTGTCTTATAAATCCAATCACGCAAACGCCTGCCGGCTACCAGTCTAATCAAGTCATGGTCATGCTTTAAGATTCGTTCGTAGAGTCCTCGTCCTCTCACGCTTTGAGATTTGTGCATAAACTTTATTGACTGTTTGATGCGGGCATATTAAACATACAAACCGGGAGGACCGAAAGGACCTCTCCGTGTCATCGCGAACTATCGAGCCCGCGTGTTTACCCTGGCTGTGACGTGGTCCCACATGAAGGACCCACGTTTCTCGGCAAATACGACAGTGGGTAGACGAAAGGAGTGGGTAGCCAATTCAGGTGCGCCAGTAACTTGATGATCACAGCATCCGCGCTTCCCCTCCCTCGGAACTCGCGGCGCGGTCGCCGTGCGGACCACCGCCTCCTTCGACACCGCCCCTTCCTTGCAGGCGCCGACAAAGAGACGGAGGAGCTGCACGAGCAAAGTATGAAGGTGAGCGAGAAAGGAACCTCTGGACGGTGAGCGGGACCCACTTAACCGCCGCGACTTCCACGTGTCTTCTCCTTCTGCTGCATGGCGCTGCGACTTGCTCCCTCGGAGGATGCGACAGGCGGCGGCCGCTGCTTCCCCTGCTCCTCATATTCCTTTTCCTGATTTCCATTCTGTCCGTCCAATTCCTTATTCCCCATCACCACTTGGACCTCGATCTCACTGCGTGTCATGGCGACGAGCTCCTCCCCCGCGGCCGCCAGGCGCGCCCTCTTCTCTTTCGCCGCGATGCTTCTGCTTCAGATGTCTCTCTCCGCCTCCAGGCCGAGCCTCACGCGGGCGGCCGCCCGCTGGGACCCGATCATCCGGTTGCCGTCGAATAGGCTCGTCCCCGAGCCCGGAGAAGGCGGCCGTCaggacgaggaagaggagacGGGGACCAAGTGGGCGCTGCTTGTGGCGGGCTCTTCCGGCTATGGGAACTACCGGCACCAGGTAATTAAGCGAACGCCCTTGTTCTGTTTCGTTGAGTTAATTCAACAAACACATTATCTGCGGTGACGACGACGATGAGGATGTGTGCGTGTCTGTGTGGAATGCAGGCGGACGTGTGCCACGCATACCAGTTGTTGCGAAGAGGTGGGCTGAAGGAGGAGAACATAGTGGTGATGATGCACGACGACATCGCTCACAACCCGCTTAACCCGAGGCAGGGAGTCATTATTAACCATCCACAGGGCCAAGACGTTTACGCCGGCGTCCCCAAGGTACATACACACCAGTGGGGCTCCTCTGTTTTCGTCATTCTTAATCTGTCTTTAGTTTCTCGTGAGCTCATCGACTTTCTTGTTCGGCCCTCTCTTCTCTCCCGTGGCAGAGATGGCCAAAGGTCTCTTGGCTTATTGTAGGCAGAATAGGGGAAATGAGAACTGCATTTAGGAAGTCACATAAAGTGGTCATATTTGCAGTGATTTAGTCTTAGCAACTCCTTTGCGGAAACACAGAGCACTACAAGGTAGCTTCATTTAGcaaataacataaaatttgatTCATGTTGGAAACAATGTATGGATCAGTAACGGATTAATCTAATGGGAAAATTGATTCGTATCCTGAATAGATATGTTGCACTACATtcagcattttttttttctgaattttttgaaaaaagaaaacaagtACTGGTGGGTATTATTTTATCTGGACTATAATCTGTCTGGCTTATTTTTATTTGCCCTTGGAGACAACAAATTTCCTACATAGCTCATAAGTATGCAATGGAAAATTTAGTTATAGTGATCAGGCAGGGCTTTGCTCATATTCAATGCCGTACTTCTGCAATGGTAGTGTAGATGTCAAAATTTTCTACTTCTAAGAACCTGCAGTGTCTTAGCCGATGCCAAAAAgttttctttataaaaaaaaaaatgcctGTGATCTTGCGGGAGATGAATGCATCGGGTCATAGAGGCAGGCTTCCATATGCTGCATTACGTTTTGAGCTCATGTCAAATTCTTTCATCAAACCTGATACGTTTGTTCGGATATCAAACTATATGCCTTCACATCTCCAGGTTAGACAGACAATCAATTTGCTTGACTTTCTTGCTCCCTCTTGTGATAAGGAGTAGAAAATATAAGGGTGATCCAGAAATAACATCATCTGATTTGTCGCTGTACCAACCAAGACCTTGATTAATTGTTATACATGCTATTGTTCCAAAATTCAGTGTGCTAAAACAGTAACCGTTGTCTTCAGGACTACACCAAAGAGCAAGTCACTGCAAAGAATCTATATGCTGTGCTTTTGGGTGATAGGAGTGCTATAGAAGGTGGAAGCGGAAAGGTTATAGACAGCAAACCAGATGACAGGATCTTCATTTACTACTCAGACCATGGAGGCCCTGGGGTGCTCGGTAATTTCCTGTTCTTTTGTGCTTTGCTGGGGAACCAGATTCCAAGATTGACTTTGTATGCTGACACCTGTTGTGATTTAGGAATGCCCAACATGCCATTTCTGTATGCTGCTGATTTCATTGAAGTATTGAAAATGAAACATGCATCCAATGGTTACAAAGAAATGGTAAGAGGACCATGCTATCTCAGCACTATGATTGTGGTACACTGAATTCGTAGGCGTTCTGAGTGGTTACTTCAACAGGTTATTTATGTGGAAGCATGTGAGAGTGGCAGCATTTTTGAAGGTTTAATGCCAGAAAACCTCGACATATATGTGACAACTGCATCCAACGCTGTGGAAAGCAGTTGGGGTACATATTGTCCTGGAATGGATCCTCCTCCGCCTCGTGAATTTACAACCTGCCTTGGCGATTTGTACAGTGTTGCATGGATGGAAGACAGGTTTGCATTTAGGCCTAAAAACTAAATTATAGTTTGCTTCAAATTCCAAATGTTTTCTTACAGGAGAAACTCTCCAGAAGtatcctttttttttaaattactgaGGAGTTTAGGATCTTCTTATCCATCTAATTTGAGCTGATATTTGATTGATAAGAATCAACAACAATTTATCTTGACAGAGCATCAAGTTCTTTCATTCTTCATGCATAATGTAGGATGACTTGATTATTGTTCACCATGCATAATTTGTTCACTGATTTATCTTATGCTGATAATATCTATTCAACGGAAGTTCTTGCGAAGTAGCTTTCAGTGATGTTCATGAATAACAGTGAGCAGATTTTAGGTGTCTTTTTAGTTCTACTATTCAATTATGCTTCTTGCAGTGAGACCCACAATCTGAAGGAGGAGACAGTTGGGAAACAGTTTGAGGAGGTATCTACTACCAGCCTTTACCATAGAATCATAGATCCTGTTAACCTACTCTTTGGTTCTAATTGGGAGTGTTATTTTTCTGTGAGGTGTTCAGGTGAAGATGAGGACATCCAATCATGACACATATAACACAGGATCTCATGTGATGGAGTATGGTGACAAAAGTGTTAAATCTGATGTGCTGTCCCTTTACCAGGGCTTTGAACCTGCCATTGCCAATGTTACTGAGAATGCCCTTCGCCTAAGAATGCCAATGGGGGTGATCAATCAGAGAGATGCCGATCTACTCTTCATGTGGAAAATGGtgagtaataataattttttcttctttttcattgAATTTTATTTGTTGGTCTGCCTTCCATGGCGATGATCGGAATCAAGGGCTCAACCATTGGTAATAGTTCTCTTAGTTTTTGGATAAACAGCAACTATATTAACGTTAACTTGTCTTGATACATATAGGGTTTGAGATCTTTTCATGGTCAAAGTCAATTTTGCATTAGTTATTATAGGTTGATCTTCATTTCTGGACGGTtggactaaatggttatttgtttTGTACTGTAATTGAATTGCTGGGTAATGATGGTATGTTCTGTTTGTGGATATACCCATCCAACAGAACTTGTGCCTAGGGTGAGAGAATCCAGGTAACTCTAATATTCATTCTTAGTGGATAGAGAACGAAGGTAAGAGGTGATAGGAGCAGTATTCGGCAGATCATTGAGAGAAACagatagaagaaagaaaagaaattacaTATTCATGGATTTCCTGTATATTCAAAATTAGAAATTACTCTATCTGAAGGCAACTGATGCCCAACGAATGCTTGGCTTAATATTTTGTATATAGATAATCTTGTTAATGTTTCTAAGTGGAGTCATGTACCTAGAAACATGGACACTGAAGCTCACCACCTTGCTAATTTTGCTAGAGATCATAACTCTATTTCTATCGGAGAGGTTATTCGCCTCCTGTGTTCTCTCTACTTTTGAATTAGTGTAATTTTCtttcttgcaaaaaaaaaaaacaaaacaaaacatggCAGCATACACTTTAATCATCGGTATGAAGTTGGTATGTTGATATATAATGCAGCAAATAATCTGTTGTATCGACAGGCAATGCAAATCTGTATCTTAGTTGGTTGAGTTCAATAGGTCAACCTTGTTTGCAATCTCCTAAATCTCTCTTGACGCAAATTATCTTTCCTGGATGACCATTCTCTAAATGTAAAAAAATACTACATATCTTTTAGTTATGTAATCGTTGCTTGTTTCCAGTATGAACAATCGGATGAAAGATCGAGCAAAAAGAAGGAAATTCTTGAGGAGATCACAAAGACATTGATGCACAGAGTGCATCTCGACAGCAGCATCGATTACATTGGGAATCAAATTTTTGGATCAGAAATCGGTCCTTCGATCCTCAGAGCTGTAAGACCGTCGGGTCAGGCACTGGTTGATGATTGGGAATGC
It encodes the following:
- the LOC103970333 gene encoding legumain codes for the protein MATSSSPAAARRALFSFAAMLLLQMSLSASRPSLTRAAARWDPIIRLPSNRLVPEPGEGGRQDEEEETGTKWALLVAGSSGYGNYRHQADVCHAYQLLRRGGLKEENIVVMMHDDIAHNPLNPRQGVIINHPQGQDVYAGVPKDYTKEQVTAKNLYAVLLGDRSAIEGGSGKVIDSKPDDRIFIYYSDHGGPGVLGMPNMPFLYAADFIEVLKMKHASNGYKEMVIYVEACESGSIFEGLMPENLDIYVTTASNAVESSWGTYCPGMDPPPPREFTTCLGDLYSVAWMEDSETHNLKEETVGKQFEEVKMRTSNHDTYNTGSHVMEYGDKSVKSDVLSLYQGFEPAIANVTENALRLRMPMGVINQRDADLLFMWKMYEQSDERSSKKKEILEEITKTLMHRVHLDSSIDYIGNQIFGSEIGPSILRAVRPSGQALVDDWECLKSMVRAFESHCGSLTQYGMKHMRAFANICNEGISKDVMEAACSRSCKSYDGAAAMWSPSHRGFSA